Proteins from one Candidatus Nanopelagicales bacterium genomic window:
- a CDS encoding FHA domain-containing protein: MSELALTLLRFGFLALLWFFVLATVSVLRRDLAAPADSVIAADMAKPTRRQGRTQRSRARNLVVTHGSLQGTVLPLGSAPVTIGRAANSTLVVDDDYASSHHARLYQSEGQWIVEDLGSTNGSWIDRTRITGPTVLELGAPLRIGRTVFELRK; the protein is encoded by the coding sequence ATGAGCGAACTCGCCCTGACGCTGCTGCGTTTCGGTTTCCTGGCGCTGCTGTGGTTCTTTGTCCTCGCCACTGTCAGCGTGCTGCGACGCGACCTGGCGGCACCGGCCGACTCGGTGATCGCGGCCGATATGGCAAAGCCCACCCGCCGCCAGGGCCGAACCCAGCGGTCACGCGCCCGCAACCTGGTGGTGACCCACGGTTCTTTGCAGGGCACCGTGCTTCCACTCGGCAGCGCCCCGGTGACCATCGGGCGCGCCGCCAACTCGACCCTTGTCGTCGACGACGACTACGCCTCCAGCCATCACGCACGGCTGTACCAGAGCGAGGGGCAGTGGATCGTCGAGGATCTGGGCTCGACGAACGGCAGTTGGATCGATCGGACCCGCATTACCGGACCGACCGTGCTTGAGCTCGGGGCACCGCTGCGGATCGGCCGCACCGTCTTCGAGCTGCGGAAGTAG
- a CDS encoding penicillin-binding protein 2, whose product MDRAIRRVGLLVGVLMLALMVNINVQQVILANDIKDKPGNQRSVLEEYDRERGPILVGSAPVARSIPTDDQYKYLRVYKNGPQYAPATGFYSALYGASGIERTENPVLSGSSNLFFVDRIQQLLSGRPAKGGAVTLTLDAGAQAAAYSGLGSKVGSVTAIEPSTGAILALASTPSFNPNNLATHDLAASQKAYEAYTADPNKPLLNRPLVSTPPPGSVFKLVTTAAALESGKYTPESIVPGPASYQLPGSSSKLNNWQGSACGPGGKTTLTNALAVSCNSAFAWLGNQLGQDAIKAQAEKFGFNNSFSVPMRAATSRYPGDLDAAQTAMSAIGQFDVTASTLQMAMVGASIGNSGVTMNPYLVRDIRGPDLQVTQTSSPSKFATAMSASNAAAELGMMVDVVQNGTGSNARISGVSVGGKTGTAETGAGRPAVAWFVAVAPAEAPRVAVAVSVENAGGAAEVSGNQLAAPIARAVIAALLNGQ is encoded by the coding sequence ATGGACAGAGCGATTCGCCGAGTTGGACTGCTGGTCGGCGTCCTGATGCTGGCGCTGATGGTCAACATCAATGTCCAGCAGGTCATCCTCGCCAATGACATCAAAGACAAGCCTGGTAACCAGCGCAGCGTGCTCGAGGAGTACGACCGCGAACGGGGCCCGATTCTGGTCGGGAGTGCTCCGGTCGCTCGCAGCATCCCCACCGACGATCAGTACAAGTACCTGCGCGTCTACAAGAACGGGCCGCAATACGCACCGGCAACCGGCTTCTATTCGGCCCTCTACGGCGCTTCCGGGATCGAGCGGACCGAGAACCCGGTCCTCTCGGGTTCCAGCAACCTGTTCTTCGTTGACCGGATCCAGCAACTGCTCAGCGGCCGACCCGCCAAGGGTGGCGCGGTCACGTTGACGTTGGACGCCGGTGCGCAGGCCGCCGCCTACTCCGGTCTCGGTAGCAAGGTTGGCTCGGTCACCGCCATCGAGCCGTCCACCGGTGCGATCCTGGCGCTCGCGTCGACGCCATCATTCAATCCGAACAACTTGGCCACCCACGATCTGGCCGCGAGCCAGAAGGCCTACGAGGCCTACACAGCGGACCCGAACAAGCCACTACTCAACCGGCCGCTGGTCTCCACCCCGCCGCCCGGGTCCGTCTTCAAACTCGTCACCACCGCTGCGGCGTTGGAATCCGGCAAGTACACACCTGAGTCGATCGTGCCCGGCCCGGCGTCCTACCAACTGCCGGGTAGCAGCTCAAAGCTCAACAACTGGCAGGGCTCCGCGTGTGGACCGGGTGGCAAGACGACCTTGACCAATGCCCTCGCCGTCTCCTGTAACAGCGCGTTTGCCTGGCTGGGCAACCAGCTTGGACAAGACGCCATCAAGGCCCAGGCGGAGAAGTTCGGCTTCAACAACAGCTTCTCCGTGCCCATGCGCGCAGCGACGAGCCGGTACCCGGGCGACCTGGATGCGGCACAGACCGCCATGAGTGCCATCGGTCAGTTCGACGTGACCGCCTCCACGCTGCAGATGGCGATGGTCGGGGCCTCGATCGGCAACTCGGGCGTGACGATGAATCCGTATTTGGTTCGCGACATTCGCGGCCCGGACCTACAGGTGACCCAAACCTCCTCGCCGTCCAAATTCGCCACGGCAATGAGTGCGTCAAATGCCGCCGCCGAGCTGGGCATGATGGTCGATGTCGTCCAGAACGGCACCGGTTCCAACGCCCGCATCTCGGGGGTCAGTGTGGGCGGCAAGACCGGCACGGCGGAGACGGGCGCCGGTCGACCGGCGGTCGCCTGGTTCGTGGCGGTCGCGCCGGCGGAGGCACCTCGCGTCGCCGTCGCGGTCTCAGTGGAGAATGCAGGGGGCGCGGCGGAAGTCAGCGGTAACCAGCTGGCCGCACCCATTGCCCGTGCGGTGATTGCGGCACTCCTGAATGGGCAATGA
- a CDS encoding protein phosphatase 2C domain-containing protein: MATPDATSSQPAHARLRLRYSARSDVGLVRQGNEDSGYAGGHMLVVADGMGGHAAGELASATAIAMFAELDREPPGDQVLTAMADAVDEAHDELSRIIAAAPDFAGMGTTVTAMSWEGDRVALAHVGDSRAYLLRAGELTQLTKDHTFVQSLVDSGRITYEEAAVHQKRNLLMKALDGVHQVEPDLSIREARAGDRFLLCSDGLSGVLSGDELRSLLSTQDTTGAATALVERALEEGAPDNVTCVVADLVADDHPNDTVTDHPSNPPMPVVVGAAAELRNRDRLPGIEFPDDSQPDPDRPTPEPAAEAEPQATTEARRRRPGRWVIVGLAGVALALAGLIAVWGYIQNQYYVGSVDGNVGIYQGVTWGPGDHGFSSAIQTSPTRVDELPLYAQEQVRATIPASGLSGARDVLSALEDQAAQCADKPKTQGCPKAEPQPTVPPTPTTAPISWRVGL, encoded by the coding sequence TTGGCCACCCCCGACGCCACGAGCAGCCAGCCAGCCCACGCGCGTCTGCGCCTGCGGTACTCGGCCCGCTCCGACGTCGGCCTGGTTCGCCAAGGCAACGAAGACTCCGGCTACGCGGGCGGACACATGCTCGTCGTGGCCGACGGGATGGGCGGACACGCTGCCGGTGAACTCGCCAGCGCCACGGCGATCGCGATGTTCGCCGAACTCGACCGCGAACCCCCCGGCGATCAGGTCCTCACGGCGATGGCCGACGCAGTCGACGAGGCACACGACGAGCTGAGCCGAATCATCGCCGCGGCGCCGGACTTCGCCGGGATGGGCACCACCGTCACAGCGATGTCGTGGGAAGGCGACCGGGTAGCCCTGGCCCACGTTGGCGACTCGCGGGCGTACCTGCTTCGGGCCGGTGAACTGACCCAGCTGACCAAAGACCACACCTTCGTTCAGTCCCTGGTCGACTCCGGTCGCATCACCTACGAAGAAGCGGCGGTCCACCAGAAGCGCAACCTCCTGATGAAGGCCCTCGACGGCGTCCACCAGGTCGAGCCGGACCTATCCATCCGCGAGGCCCGCGCAGGCGACCGCTTCCTGCTGTGCAGCGATGGACTCTCTGGCGTGCTCTCCGGCGACGAATTGCGGTCCCTGCTGTCGACCCAGGACACCACCGGCGCGGCAACAGCCCTGGTGGAGCGGGCGTTGGAGGAGGGCGCACCGGACAATGTCACCTGCGTGGTTGCCGACCTCGTCGCCGACGACCACCCGAACGACACCGTGACCGACCACCCGAGCAACCCACCGATGCCCGTCGTCGTTGGCGCGGCAGCTGAACTCCGTAACCGCGATCGGCTCCCGGGCATCGAGTTCCCCGATGACTCCCAGCCCGACCCCGACCGACCGACGCCCGAGCCCGCCGCCGAAGCCGAGCCGCAGGCCACGACCGAGGCCCGTCGGCGGCGGCCTGGTCGTTGGGTCATTGTCGGCCTGGCGGGTGTCGCCCTCGCCCTAGCCGGACTCATTGCGGTGTGGGGATACATCCAGAACCAGTACTACGTCGGTAGCGTCGACGGGAATGTCGGGATCTACCAGGGCGTCACCTGGGGACCGGGCGATCATGGATTCTCCAGCGCCATCCAGACCAGTCCGACGCGCGTGGATGAACTGCCTCTCTACGCCCAGGAACAGGTCCGCGCAACGATCCCCGCCAGCGGGCTTTCCGGTGCGCGCGATGTCCTTTCGGCCTTGGAAGACCAGGCCGCCCAGTGCGCCGACAAACCCAAGACCCAGGGCTGCCCCAAGGCCGAGCCGCAGCCGACCGTCCCCCCGACACCCACGACCGCTCCGATCAGTTGGCGGGTGGGGCTATGA
- a CDS encoding FHA domain-containing protein: MGILDRFEKRVDRTVNGAFARAFKAEVQPVEMAAALQRELDDRAAIVSRGRTVVPNAFTITLSSEDYDRLSVYAETLQAELAGLVKEYAEQQRYTFLGPVSTTMNLDETLDTGLFRVVSEAKAAVTGRAATPAAGPTAARLVTAGGEFTLKPGVNRLGRGEDADIRIDDPGVSRHHAEITVGKDAALRDLGSTNGSFVDGVQVTESLLRDGATIRLGSTSLTYRSGS, translated from the coding sequence GTGGGAATCCTCGACAGGTTCGAGAAGCGCGTCGACCGCACAGTCAACGGGGCGTTTGCTCGCGCGTTCAAGGCGGAGGTGCAGCCGGTCGAGATGGCCGCAGCCCTGCAGCGGGAACTCGATGACCGAGCCGCAATTGTGTCGCGCGGACGGACGGTCGTCCCCAACGCATTCACCATCACCTTGTCCAGTGAGGACTACGACCGACTCTCGGTGTATGCCGAGACATTGCAGGCTGAACTTGCCGGCTTGGTCAAGGAATACGCCGAGCAACAGCGTTACACCTTCCTGGGGCCGGTTTCCACCACGATGAACCTCGACGAGACCCTCGACACCGGGCTATTCCGCGTCGTCAGCGAGGCGAAGGCGGCAGTCACCGGTCGGGCCGCCACTCCCGCCGCTGGCCCGACTGCTGCTCGACTCGTCACTGCTGGGGGTGAGTTCACCCTCAAACCCGGGGTGAACCGGCTTGGTCGCGGCGAGGATGCCGACATCCGAATCGACGACCCGGGGGTCTCCCGTCACCACGCGGAAATCACCGTCGGCAAGGACGCCGCGCTGCGCGACCTCGGTTCGACCAATGGCAGCTTCGTTGACGGCGTGCAGGTGACTGAGTCGCTCTTGCGCGACGGCGCCACCATTCGCCTCGGATCGACTTCGCTGACGTACCGGAGTGGCTCATGA
- a CDS encoding FtsW/RodA/SpoVE family cell cycle protein — MSAPAVAAGQTKSADAPKPSNRRNLELLLLILAGVIGLYAYANVDLAMLGKLPANLLTVAGAFVVLGGGAHVAVRFLAPYADPILVPAAALLNMIGLSMIHRLDLADVARAERAGSKVPSSDVVAQLTWTTLALIMFAVILVVVRDHRRLQKYTYTAMVAGVVLLLLPLVPGIGSTVNGANLWIRLGPLSFQPSELAKIFLTIFFAGYLVVTRDSLALVRRKILGIGFPRGRDFGPIVVAWLISLAVLVFQRDLGTALMFFGLFVTLLYVATQRRSWLVIGAVMFIAGCLLGYAAFGHVRVRVEVWLDTWTYASDQGYQIAQSLFGLANGGVLGTGWGQGYPQFVPFAKTDFITAALGEELGTTGFMAILVIYAIIVERGLRTAIACRDPFGKLLAVGFATVFGLQVFVVVGGVTRLIPLTGLTTPFLSYGGSALVANWMMVALLIRISDRARRPEPVGTFATVRAA; from the coding sequence ATGAGCGCACCTGCGGTAGCCGCTGGCCAGACCAAGTCTGCTGACGCACCGAAGCCGTCGAACCGCCGCAACCTCGAGCTGCTGCTGCTGATCCTGGCCGGGGTAATCGGGCTTTACGCCTACGCCAACGTCGACTTGGCGATGCTCGGCAAACTCCCGGCCAATCTACTGACGGTGGCAGGCGCATTCGTCGTACTCGGGGGCGGTGCGCACGTCGCGGTCCGATTCCTGGCGCCGTACGCCGACCCCATCCTTGTCCCGGCGGCAGCCCTGTTGAACATGATCGGCCTGTCGATGATCCACCGGCTGGATCTGGCCGATGTCGCCCGGGCGGAACGGGCCGGATCGAAGGTCCCATCCTCAGACGTCGTTGCGCAACTGACCTGGACCACGCTCGCCCTCATCATGTTCGCGGTGATTCTGGTAGTGGTGCGCGACCACCGTCGGCTGCAGAAGTACACCTACACAGCCATGGTCGCCGGTGTGGTGCTGCTGTTGCTTCCCCTTGTCCCGGGGATTGGTTCAACCGTCAACGGTGCAAACCTGTGGATCCGACTCGGACCGCTGTCGTTCCAGCCGTCCGAACTCGCCAAGATCTTTTTGACGATCTTCTTCGCCGGATACTTGGTGGTCACGCGTGACTCGCTGGCGTTGGTGCGACGCAAGATTCTGGGCATCGGCTTCCCGCGTGGTCGTGACTTTGGCCCGATTGTGGTGGCCTGGTTAATTAGCCTCGCGGTCCTGGTCTTCCAACGGGACCTCGGTACGGCGCTGATGTTCTTCGGCCTGTTCGTCACGCTGCTCTACGTCGCCACTCAACGCCGCAGTTGGCTGGTCATTGGTGCGGTCATGTTCATCGCTGGCTGCCTGCTCGGCTACGCGGCCTTTGGTCACGTCAGGGTTCGGGTGGAGGTTTGGCTCGACACCTGGACCTACGCGTCCGATCAGGGCTACCAAATCGCACAATCGCTGTTTGGCCTGGCAAACGGCGGCGTGCTGGGCACCGGCTGGGGTCAGGGCTACCCGCAGTTCGTCCCCTTCGCCAAGACCGACTTCATCACCGCTGCACTCGGTGAGGAACTGGGAACCACCGGGTTCATGGCGATCCTGGTCATCTACGCGATCATCGTTGAACGCGGCCTGCGCACCGCCATCGCCTGCCGCGACCCGTTTGGCAAACTGCTTGCCGTGGGTTTTGCCACCGTGTTCGGACTCCAGGTGTTCGTCGTCGTCGGTGGCGTCACGCGGCTGATTCCGCTGACCGGTCTGACCACCCCGTTCCTTAGCTACGGGGGGTCGGCACTCGTTGCCAACTGGATGATGGTCGCGCTGCTGATCCGTATCTCTGACCGTGCCCGACGACCCGAGCCGGTCGGCACCTTCGCAACCGTGAGGGCTGCCTGA